In the genome of Raphanus sativus cultivar WK10039 chromosome 9, ASM80110v3, whole genome shotgun sequence, the window ATACATGTAAACGGAGCTGAATCTGGTGAAATCTCTGGGGAGAGAGATGAGATCAATAGATGAGGGTTTGTGGAACTGGAGGAGTTCTATGTCGCCAAAGTACCTCTCCCACCCAAGACTCTGGAGGATATGCTCGAGCATCGAATAAGATGAGACCACTTCTCCTGTCGGTAAATAGACCATAACTTTCCTTCGGCTGTGAGTGTCGGTTCCTGACTGGTTAGGGTTCTCCACAAGCCTTATCACTCCGTTCTTGAACACCCACACGCCTGACATGATCTTCttgattgagagagagagagagagagagagagagagagagagagaagagagaagagagagagagagtagagagagagagagtagagagagagagagagacgagagagagagagagagaggatatgcaatggtttagtttttttcttagaGAAGTGAGTTGTGTGTGGAACTGTTTTATAGAGTCGTAAAGGGCTCTATCACATAAAGACAAAAGTATTCTTTCG includes:
- the LOC108826700 gene encoding flowering-promoting factor 1-like, producing the protein MSGVWVFKNGVIRLVENPNQSGTDTHSRRKVMVYLPTGEVVSSYSMLEHILQSLGWERYFGDIELLQFHKPSSIDLISLPRDFTRFSSVYMYDIVVKNPNYFHVRDSN